The Sorex araneus isolate mSorAra2 chromosome 5, mSorAra2.pri, whole genome shotgun sequence genome has a segment encoding these proteins:
- the CPTP gene encoding ceramide-1-phosphate transfer protein produces the protein MDSAKEDFNLQLALHSFKQCLNEKEEVLLDPYLDGWQGLVRFLNSMGAVFTFISKDLVAKLQIMGQLRAGPQRDQYCSLQSMVAYELGHQLVDLKRASRNPSSGCRTVLRLHRALNWLHLFLEKLRTSPQDASTATLCTDSYNATLAAYHSWVIRRAATLAFCVLPTRTAFLEAMNVGPPEQAVEMLGEALPTIERVYHVSQKLYEDHALLDLP, from the exons atGGACAGCGCCAAGGAGGACTTCAACCTGCAGCTGGCCCTGCACAGCTTCAAGCAATGTCTCAAcgagaaggaggaggtgctgcTGGACCCCTACCTGGATGGCTGGCAGGGTCTGGTCAG GTTTCTGAACAGCATGGGCGCAGTCTTCACGTTCATCTCAAAGGACCTGGTGGCAAAACTGCAGATCATGGGGCAGCTGCGGGCCGGCCCCCAGCGTGATCAGTACTGCAGCCTGCAGTCCATGGTGGCCTATGAGCTGGGCCACCAGCTGGTGGACCTGAAGCGTGCCTCCCGCAACCCCAGCTCGGGCTGCCGCACAGTGCTGCGGCTGCACCGTGCCCTGAACTGGCTCCACCTCTTCTTGGAGAAGCTCCGCACCAGCCCCCAGGACGCCAGCACCGCCACGCTCTGCACCGACTCCTACAACGCCACGCTGGCCGCCTACCACTCCTGGGTCATCCGCCGGGCTGCCACCCTTGCCTTCTGCGTGCTGCCCACCCGCACAGCCTTCCTGGAGGCCATGAACGTGGGCCCCCCCGAACAGGCAGTGGAGATGCTGGGGGAGGCGTTGCCCACCATCGAGCGTGTCTACCATGTCTCCCAGAAGCTGTACGAAGACCATGCACTGTTGGACCTGCCCTAA